In a single window of the Vitis vinifera cultivar Pinot Noir 40024 chromosome 6, ASM3070453v1 genome:
- the LOC100249621 gene encoding uncharacterized protein LOC100249621: protein MSPASRSKSKDRRVGKEPPKASSKSSGPANAGSSIPASAYDPVLGTFHGLEPTPVTSAPPLQSNGRFRSIDETDDNCGSSLGTGGEYDAASNNGSWSGESEDHKEKASNPPVRQEAIPGADNDKREKIRQKNERKHQRQKERRAQELHERCSGYLMSRKLEALAQQLVAMGFTSERATMALILNEGRVEESVSWLFEGGEEADKHKSENLDGGNNLKIDIAEELAQITGLEMRYKCSKQEVERAIVASEGDLAKAEETLRAQRQDPPSTPPNSEETDDPPTITNGKLPVAVSQNPLRQSTQSNSSSTIQQRRDEKDFNYTKSPATIGTSSEPGSKNVQPLKGTQPKLEWARQQQIVMQEDKRLLTAGSNSSHSYTMASPLQVSQPPAKTETRFAAVGNEFKNLQPGPVREPVIVMQRPQSINLKHVSSTSMNSSPPGTAAGWYHSNFEIAKSNGLSPNIPSTRNLNLNDLSANQLYHQHHYQTHQQLMSGSSPAESPGTHRGNGSRSRMSTSPSLAAASSLGLFSGLGSTVSSGSSSPVDWSTGGQMQLLDYTSIDWTLDRNLSNGRPSGGLWQGMASLVNNNAYMHDSNASVVVGNPTMRIIPPNGPGIPIPGLQGGGSANAEASAGSSREWTSPFEERDLFSLPRRFVFSPTL, encoded by the coding sequence ATGTCTCCAGCATCCAGATCTAAGTCCAAAGACAGAAGGGTGGGCAAGGAACCACCGAAAGCTTCTTCAAAGTCTTCAGGACCCGCCAATGCTGGCAGTAGTATCCCAGCCAGTGCATATGATCCAGTTTTAGGAACATTCCATGGCCTTGAACCAACACCAGTGACATCTGCCCCACCTCTTCAAAGTAATGGCCGTTTTCGTAGCATAGATGAAACCGATGACAATTGTGGGAGCTCACTTGGTACGGGAGGTGAATATGATGCTGCTTCCAATAATGGTAGCTGGTCTGGTGAGTCTGAAGATCATAAAGAAAAAGCATCTAATCCACCTGTCCGACAGGAGGCAATACCAGGAGCTGACAatgacaaaagagaaaaaatccGTCAGAAGAATGAGAGGAAGCATCAGCGTCAGAAGGAGAGGAGAGCCCAGGAACTGCATGAGCGATGCAGTGGCTATCTGATGTCGAGAAAACTAGAAGCACTTGCCCAACAGCTTGTGGCAATGGGGTTTACTTCTGAACGTGCTACAATGGCTCTCATATTAAATGAAGGCAGAGTAGAAGAATCAGTTTCGTGGCTGTTTGAAGGGGGTGAAGAAGCAGATAAACACAAGAGTGAAAACCTTGATGGTgggaataatttgaaaattgacaTAGCAGAAGAGCTTGCTCAGATTACAGGCCTAGAGATGAGGTACAAGTGCTCAAAGCAGGAAGTTGAAAGGGCTATAGTTGCCTCTGAGGGTGATCTTGCGAAGGCAGAAGAAACCTTAAGGGCACAGAGGCAAGACCCACCTTCCACTCCACCAAACTCAGAAGAAACTGATGATCCACCAACCATTACTAATGGTAAGCTTCCAGTAGCTGTTAGCCAGAACCCTTTGAGGCAATCAACACAGTCCAATTCATCTTCTACAATACAACAAAGGAGAGATGAAAAAGACTTCAACTATACAAAATCACCTGCTACTATAGGGACATCTTCCGAACCTGGAAGTAAAAATGTGCAACCTTTGAAGGGAACGCAACCTAAGTTGGAGTGGGCAAGACAACAACAAATAGTAATGCAGGAAGACAAAAGGTTGCTGACTGCTGGGTCAAATTCTTCCCATTCATACACAATGGCTTCACCCCTTCAGGTGTCACAGCCACCAGCCAAGACGGAGACCCGTTTTGCTGCTGTTGGGAATGAATTTAAGAACCTACAGCCAGGACCAGTTAGGGAACCAGTTATTGTCATGCAGCGGCCCCAATCTATCAATTTAAAGCATGTCTCTTCTACAAGCATGAACTCATCCCCTCCAGGAACAGCAGCTGGTTGGTATCATAGTAATTTTGAAATTGCCAAGTCCAATGGGTTGTCACCCAACATCCCTAGCACCAGAAACCTCAACCTGAATGATCTTAGTGCAAATCAGTTGTACCACCAAcatcattatcaaacacatcAACAACTCATGTCCGGTTCAAGCCCAGCAGAGTCCCCAGGAACTCACCGGGGAAATGGTTCACGGAGCAGAATGAGTACATCTCCAAGCCTTGCTGCTGCCTCCTCCCTTGGACTTTTCTCTGGATTGGGTTCAACTGTCTCGTCAGGGTCCTCCTCTCCTGTAGACTGGAGCACTGGTGGCCAAATGCAACTGTTAGACTACACGAGCATAGATTGGACGTTGGATCGGAATTTGTCTAATGGGAGACCCAGTGGGGGATTGTGGCAAGGGATGGCTTCTCTGGTGAACAACAATGCTTACATGCATGATTCAAATGCATCAGTAGTTGTTGGTAATCCTACCATGAGAATCATTCCTCCCAATGGGCCTGGAATCCCAATTCCAGGCCTGCAGGGCGGTGGATCTGCTAATGCCGAAGCATCCGCTGGTAGCTCTCGAGAGTGGACTTCTCCTTTCGAAGAGAGAGACCTTTTTAGCTTGCCCAGAAGGTTTGTTTTTTCGCCTACTCTGTAG